The genomic window GGACTTCTTTAAAAGAAGCAGAGAAAATTCTACAACAGCATAAAATTGAAAAATTGCCAATTGTTGATAAAACTGGTCGTCTAAGTGGATTGATTACTATTAAAGATATTGAAAAAATTCTTGAATTTCCTAATGCAGCTAAAGATAGTCATGGTCGTTTATTAGTCGCGGCAGCTGTTGGTGTGACAACAGATACATTTGAACGTGCACAGGCGTTGATTGATGCAGGTGTAGATGCTATTATTGTCGATACTGCACATGGACACAGTGCTGGAGTAATACGTAAAATTAAAGAAATCCGCGAAACCTTCCCAGATATTACATTGATTGCCGGTAATGTAGCGACAGGAGAAGCAACTAAAGCCTTATATGATGTTGGGGTTGATGTTGTTAAAGTAGGAATCGGCCCTGGGTCAATTTGTACAACACGTGTTGTTGCAGGAGTAGGTGTGCCTCAACTAACTGCTATTTATGATGCAGCAGCAGTAGCGCGTGAATACGGACGGACAATTATCGCTGATGGTGGGATTAAATATTCTGGTGATATCGTTAAGGCTCTAGCAGCCGGTGGACATGCAGTTATGTTAGGAAGTATGTTAGCAGGAACAGACGAGTCTCCTGGAGAATTTGAAATATTCCAAGGTCGTCGTTTTAAAACCTATCGTGGAATGGGTAGTTTGGCAGCAATGGAGCATGGTTCAAGTGACCGTTATTTCCAAAGTGGCGTGAATGAAGCCAATAAAATGGTTCCAGAAGGTATTGAAGGTCGTGTTGCTTATAAAGGTGGCGTCTCAGATATTATCTTTCAAATGCTAGGTGGTTTAAGAGCTGGAATGGGATATGTCGGGGCAGCTAACTTGGAACAACTTCGTGAGGACGCACAATTTATTCAAATGAGTGGTGCTGGTTTGAGAGAGTCGCATCCACATGATATCCAAATTACAAAAGAAGCACCAAACTATTCTATTCAGTAATAGGAATAGGCAGGTTCTTTTGAAATAGTAGATTTAATCAAACTAAGTTAGCCACTGTTTCTTTAAACGGTTGAGTTAACTTAGTTTTTTTAATAAAAACTTTAGTAATTTCTGGTATGCTAGATAAAAATATGGCTAAAATGAGGTGGAAGTATGAAAATTTTAGTAGTCGATGATGATAAAGAGATTGTTGAACTGTTAAGTATTTACATTAAAAATGAAGGTTACGAAGTAGAAAATGCTTACAATGGAAAAGATGCATTAGCTAAATTAGTTAATCAGAAAGATATCGACCTAATGGTTTTAGATGTTATGATGCCAACAATTGATGGTATTGAAGTGGTCAAAACGATTCGAGAAAGTTCGCAACTGCCTATTTTGATGCTTAGTGCTAAAACAACGGATATTGATAAAATTAAAGGCTTGATTTCTGGAGCAGATGATTATGTAGCAAAACCATTTAATCCCCTAGAAGTAATGGCTCGAATCAAATCACTTCTAAGAAGAAGTACCTATTCATCTAGTCAAGAACGAGGTATAGATCAACTAGAAATAGGACCTTTGATTATTAGTAAAGAATCACATGAGGTTTGGACACTAACAAATCAATCGATTCAGTTAACTGCATTAGAATTCGGTATTTTATATTTGTTAGCTAGCCATCCAAATCGTGTTTTTAGTGCAGACGAAATTTTCGAAAGAGTCTGGCAACAAGAAAGCTTGATTTCTGCTAAAAC from Carnobacterium iners includes these protein-coding regions:
- the guaB gene encoding IMP dehydrogenase, with the protein product MSNWETKFVKKGFTFDDVLLVPAESHVLPHEVDLSIQLAKNIKLNVPIMSASMDTVTDSNMAIAMARQGGLGVIHKNMSSEEQAGEVRKVKRSESGVIIDPFFLTPTHLLSDAEKLMGRYRISGVPIVDNMEDRILVGILTNRDLRFVTDYTKPIEDVMTKDHLVVAPKGTSLKEAEKILQQHKIEKLPIVDKTGRLSGLITIKDIEKILEFPNAAKDSHGRLLVAAAVGVTTDTFERAQALIDAGVDAIIVDTAHGHSAGVIRKIKEIRETFPDITLIAGNVATGEATKALYDVGVDVVKVGIGPGSICTTRVVAGVGVPQLTAIYDAAAVAREYGRTIIADGGIKYSGDIVKALAAGGHAVMLGSMLAGTDESPGEFEIFQGRRFKTYRGMGSLAAMEHGSSDRYFQSGVNEANKMVPEGIEGRVAYKGGVSDIIFQMLGGLRAGMGYVGAANLEQLREDAQFIQMSGAGLRESHPHDIQITKEAPNYSIQ
- a CDS encoding response regulator transcription factor; amino-acid sequence: MKILVVDDDKEIVELLSIYIKNEGYEVENAYNGKDALAKLVNQKDIDLMVLDVMMPTIDGIEVVKTIRESSQLPILMLSAKTTDIDKIKGLISGADDYVAKPFNPLEVMARIKSLLRRSTYSSSQERGIDQLEIGPLIISKESHEVWTLTNQSIQLTALEFGILYLLASHPNRVFSADEIFERVWQQESLISAKTVMVHVSHLRDKIEEATGGEKVIQTVWGVGYKIENR